A stretch of the Campylobacter sp. 19-13652 genome encodes the following:
- the gmd gene encoding GDP-mannose 4,6-dehydratase, with amino-acid sequence MKKALITGVSGQDGAYLAKYLLSLGYEVYGGYRRSSSVNFWRLSYLNILDDPKFKLIEFELTDPFNILNAIKDIRPSEIYNLAAQSFVGVSFTEPFHTLNATAAGVLNILEAIKTINKEIKFYQASTSEMFGMVQAIPQNEVTPFYPRSPYGVAKLYAHFISINYRESYDIFATSGILFNHESPLRGLEFVTRKITNAVAKIYLNKADKLVLGNLDAKRDWGYAAEYVVGMHAMLQAEKADTFVLATNTTTTVRDFVKFAFEAIDTPIEFIGEGINETGVDRYGKVLVEINKSLFRPAEVDLLIGDASKAKKQLGWEAKTDARSLCEMMVKDDINKIKQNLTY; translated from the coding sequence ATGAAAAAAGCATTAATAACTGGTGTTAGCGGACAAGATGGAGCATATTTAGCAAAATATCTATTGTCTTTAGGATACGAGGTATATGGAGGATACAGGAGATCTTCTAGTGTAAATTTTTGGAGATTGAGTTATCTAAATATTTTAGATGATCCTAAATTTAAACTAATCGAATTTGAACTTACGGACCCTTTTAATATTTTAAATGCTATTAAGGACATAAGACCAAGTGAAATATATAATTTAGCAGCGCAAAGTTTTGTTGGAGTTAGTTTCACCGAACCATTTCATACTTTAAATGCAACTGCTGCAGGAGTATTGAATATTTTAGAAGCTATAAAAACAATAAATAAAGAAATCAAATTCTATCAAGCTAGCACATCAGAAATGTTTGGTATGGTGCAAGCTATACCACAAAATGAAGTAACACCTTTTTATCCAAGATCACCATATGGCGTAGCAAAATTATATGCGCATTTTATAAGCATAAACTATCGCGAGAGTTACGACATATTTGCTACTAGCGGTATACTTTTTAATCATGAAAGCCCTCTACGAGGATTAGAGTTTGTAACTAGAAAAATAACTAATGCTGTGGCAAAAATTTATTTAAACAAAGCAGATAAATTAGTTTTAGGAAATTTAGATGCAAAAAGAGATTGGGGCTATGCTGCCGAATATGTTGTCGGTATGCATGCTATGTTACAAGCTGAAAAAGCAGATACATTTGTTTTAGCCACAAATACAACAACAACAGTAAGAGATTTTGTTAAATTTGCATTTGAAGCAATTGATACTCCGATAGAATTTATTGGGGAAGGAATTAATGAGACAGGAGTGGATAGGTATGGCAAGGTGCTGGTTGAAATTAATAAATCACTATTTAGGCCTGCAGAAGTAGATTTGCTAATAGGTGACGCTAGCAAGGCTAAAAAACAACTTGGTTGGGAAGCCAAAACAGATGCAAGAAGTCTTTGCGAAATGATGGTAAAGGATGATATAAACAAAATTAAGCAAAATTTAACATACTAA
- a CDS encoding glycosyltransferase — MDSFYKDLEDKFRGERNQIKNRLYFYKDILDAIKQQNHQDEIIAIDIGCGRGEWLEILKENKINGMGCDNDERMVLECSKRGLQAKKIDAIEFLKSIKDSSVDIVSGFHIAEHFQFDVLKDFLKQANRILKNDGVLILETPNAENIRVATLNFYIDPTHQKPIPPVFLEYLYKFSGFNHVFMLRINSNLYSDDLSLLNNVGVKEILSGVGLDYAMIGIKQGSSHIISLFSKKYRQGPSFEQLVDMFDSEYLNTKNKLIDAQERLQQAEIKIEHIEFFISKLKKLFAIPIKILKALIKIRCYLLNKILYFSKQNIKFIEDLANKNPKIKKILKTTLNKFPSVRAKIFKFKSSLQTRNDIYISKNSGFMKTIFKQKHSEEYNENLKFKELKYLKKFNEIYVIGSISGHYSLAAINRNIVFNIMDKIETSIVVYHEKYFDPIEPISLLENEFNTLKKINITSDQNIIDNKNRIGLYHHYPVIDKTKEIYGYSIAVFFWEESRIPQDTINILNTKYNGVVVSTWFIKKILIDNGCIKPIKVANIPLKELPSIGKEKVDTEKNEIRLLHISSALPRKGVDILLRAFNKICKISDKNFTLTIKTFPNPHNTTSEQVEILIDKKFQNRINIIFDENLTALDIANLYKNADIVVLPTRGEGLNMPAIEAAHYKKPVVTTNYSGQCEFMEEPTEFIDYKFEKAITHFFMPGSVWAEPSVDDLVEKILKISNRLNDSDLNIQLEKLQHLVDEQMFGKKCVDNFISSLSLLKEFNQKIETPKIAIISTYNTKCGIAEYSKYMQESLLNNGCNVNIYSWDDISYKNYINKDNLFGNLDINENIVWLQYHFSFYDINKRLKNDIKLLKDNDKIIVITLHSVRQILNHKKDEQLNWSETLNEFDRVFVHNINDLNALKAIGIIDNAVLIPHASQGDISKNNQNLSKLKIGFFGLLLPHKNLQELIKAFSKFLKNQQAELHLIASIVNEDSRREFLECSKLIKKLHIENHITWNTDFLPLNQVNNILTQCDVIIMPYLQSEEGASGAARIALSCCKNLIVSPSEIFDELREVSISTLGYDSEDILFSLKNYINNPIDKNRLEARKKWLQEHDWKNISKRYLSIFQSILMDKKFMSYIKEKE; from the coding sequence ATGGATAGTTTTTATAAAGATTTAGAAGATAAATTTAGAGGAGAAAGAAATCAAATTAAAAATAGGCTTTATTTTTATAAAGATATTCTAGATGCCATAAAACAGCAAAATCATCAAGATGAAATTATAGCAATAGATATAGGTTGTGGTAGAGGGGAATGGCTTGAAATTTTAAAAGAGAATAAAATTAATGGCATGGGGTGTGATAACGATGAAAGAATGGTGCTAGAATGTAGCAAAAGGGGCCTTCAGGCAAAAAAGATAGATGCCATAGAATTTTTAAAGAGCATTAAAGACTCTAGTGTAGATATAGTAAGTGGATTTCATATAGCAGAACATTTTCAGTTTGATGTTTTAAAAGACTTTTTAAAACAAGCAAATAGAATATTAAAAAATGATGGTGTTTTGATATTGGAAACCCCTAATGCTGAAAATATAAGAGTAGCAACTTTAAATTTTTACATAGATCCAACACACCAAAAACCAATACCCCCTGTATTTTTGGAATATTTATATAAATTTAGTGGTTTTAATCATGTTTTTATGTTAAGAATAAATTCTAACTTATATTCTGATGATTTGTCACTTTTAAATAATGTTGGCGTAAAAGAAATATTATCCGGAGTAGGTCTTGATTATGCTATGATTGGAATAAAACAAGGGTCTTCCCATATTATTTCACTATTTAGTAAGAAATATAGACAAGGTCCTAGTTTTGAACAATTGGTTGATATGTTTGATTCTGAATATTTAAATACTAAAAATAAACTTATAGACGCACAAGAAAGATTGCAACAAGCAGAAATAAAAATAGAACATATAGAATTTTTTATATCAAAACTTAAAAAATTATTCGCTATACCTATTAAAATTTTAAAAGCTTTAATAAAAATAAGATGCTATTTGCTTAATAAAATTTTATATTTTTCCAAGCAAAATATAAAATTTATTGAAGATTTGGCAAACAAAAATCCAAAAATTAAAAAAATATTAAAAACTACTTTAAATAAATTTCCATCAGTAAGAGCTAAAATATTTAAATTTAAAAGTTCACTTCAAACAAGAAATGATATATATATATCAAAAAATAGTGGATTTATGAAAACAATTTTTAAACAAAAACACTCAGAAGAATATAATGAAAATTTAAAATTTAAAGAATTAAAATATTTAAAAAAATTTAATGAAATTTATGTAATTGGTAGCATAAGTGGGCATTACAGTTTGGCTGCGATAAATAGAAATATAGTATTTAATATAATGGATAAGATAGAAACATCAATAGTTGTCTATCACGAAAAGTATTTTGATCCTATTGAGCCAATATCTCTTTTGGAAAATGAGTTTAATACTTTAAAAAAAATAAATATCACAAGCGATCAAAACATAATAGATAACAAAAATAGAATTGGGCTTTACCATCACTATCCCGTGATAGATAAAACAAAGGAAATTTATGGTTATTCTATAGCTGTATTTTTTTGGGAAGAGTCTAGAATTCCGCAAGACACAATTAATATACTTAATACAAAATATAATGGTGTCGTAGTATCTACTTGGTTTATTAAAAAAATACTCATAGACAATGGCTGTATAAAACCAATAAAAGTAGCAAATATACCATTAAAAGAATTACCAAGCATCGGCAAAGAAAAAGTTGATACAGAAAAAAATGAAATAAGACTTTTGCATATATCATCAGCTCTTCCAAGAAAAGGAGTAGATATACTTCTGCGAGCCTTTAATAAAATTTGTAAAATATCGGATAAAAATTTTACCTTAACCATAAAGACGTTTCCGAATCCACATAATACAACGTCTGAACAAGTTGAAATTTTAATAGATAAAAAATTTCAAAATAGGATTAATATTATTTTTGATGAAAATCTTACCGCATTAGATATAGCTAATTTGTATAAAAACGCAGATATAGTCGTTCTTCCAACTCGTGGGGAAGGGCTTAATATGCCAGCAATAGAAGCTGCCCATTATAAAAAACCAGTGGTTACCACAAACTATAGTGGTCAATGTGAATTTATGGAAGAACCAACAGAATTTATTGATTATAAATTTGAAAAAGCAATTACCCACTTTTTTATGCCAGGATCTGTCTGGGCAGAACCTAGTGTTGATGATTTAGTAGAAAAAATACTAAAAATATCAAATAGATTAAATGATTCAGATCTAAATATTCAACTAGAAAAATTGCAACATTTAGTTGATGAGCAAATGTTTGGCAAAAAATGTGTTGATAATTTTATATCTAGCCTTTCTTTATTGAAAGAATTTAACCAAAAAATAGAAACACCAAAAATAGCCATAATATCTACATATAACACAAAATGTGGAATAGCTGAATATTCAAAGTATATGCAAGAATCCTTATTAAACAATGGCTGCAATGTAAATATATATTCATGGGATGATATTTCTTACAAAAACTACATAAACAAAGATAACCTTTTTGGAAATTTAGACATAAATGAAAATATAGTATGGCTACAATACCACTTTAGCTTTTATGATATAAACAAGAGACTAAAAAATGACATTAAACTTTTAAAAGATAATGACAAAATAATAGTCATCACTCTACACTCTGTTAGACAAATACTAAATCATAAAAAAGATGAACAATTAAATTGGTCTGAAACACTAAATGAATTCGATAGGGTTTTTGTGCATAACATAAACGATTTAAATGCCTTAAAAGCTATAGGAATTATAGATAACGCAGTATTAATACCTCATGCCAGCCAAGGAGATATTAGCAAAAATAATCAAAATTTATCAAAATTAAAAATAGGGTTTTTTGGATTACTTCTACCACATAAAAATTTACAAGAACTAATAAAGGCATTTTCAAAATTTTTAAAGAATCAGCAAGCAGAGCTACATTTAATAGCAAGTATAGTGAATGAGGATTCTAGGCGTGAATTTTTAGAATGCTCAAAATTGATTAAAAAACTACACATTGAAAATCATATTACTTGGAATACAGATTTTTTGCCCCTTAATCAGGTAAATAATATATTAACACAATGCGATGTTATAATTATGCCATACTTGCAAAGTGAAGAGGGGGCTAGTGGAGCAGCAAGAATAGCTTTAAGCTGTTGCAAAAATTTAATAGTTTCTCCTTCTGAAATCTTCGACGAATTAAGAGAAGTTAGCATATCCACCCTTGGATACGATAGTGAAGATATACTGTTTTCACTAAAAAATTATATTAATAACCCAATAGATAAAAATAGATTGGAGGCTAGAAAAAAATGGCTACAAGAGCATGACTGGAAAAATATATCCAAACGATATCTAAGCATATTTCAATCTATCTTAATGGATAAAAAATTTATGAGTTATATAAAGGAAAAAGAATGA